Proteins co-encoded in one Cyanobacteriota bacterium genomic window:
- a CDS encoding thiolase family protein — MSEAYIVDLVRTAMGRSKPGCAFSDVHPVDLGAVPVKALIERNKLDPKAIEDLIYGCVTPVGEQGMNIARIIALLVLDESVPGVQVNRMCSSGIQTVEMASQAIRAGDADLLIAGGVEHMGRVPMGIDGMPLPMSPRQDTTLSESYLSKYKIKSMGQSAEMIAEKWGFTRDQLDDFGINSHAKAFKAQSSGYFDKEIVAVQTAAGPITKDEGIRSSVDKEKMASLGTPFKDGGVVTAATASQITDGASAVLLASEAALKKYNLTPRAKIIKTVVVGCDPEMQLTGPIPSVKLLFEKTGLTVDDFDLFEINEAFASVVLATVQELKIPLDKVNVNGGAIAIGHPLGCSGARILTTLIHELERSGGKRGLLTMCVGFGQGVATAIELV, encoded by the coding sequence ATGAGCGAAGCGTATATTGTAGATTTAGTAAGAACAGCAATGGGGAGATCCAAACCGGGCTGTGCTTTTTCGGATGTTCATCCGGTAGATTTAGGTGCGGTGCCAGTTAAGGCATTAATCGAACGTAATAAATTAGATCCCAAGGCAATTGAGGATTTGATTTATGGTTGTGTTACTCCAGTTGGCGAGCAAGGAATGAATATCGCCAGAATAATTGCTCTTTTAGTTTTGGATGAATCGGTGCCAGGTGTGCAAGTTAATAGAATGTGCAGCTCTGGAATTCAAACTGTAGAAATGGCTTCTCAAGCGATTCGTGCTGGTGACGCTGATTTATTAATCGCCGGTGGAGTTGAACATATGGGCAGAGTGCCAATGGGAATTGATGGAATGCCATTACCAATGTCACCGCGTCAGGACACAACTTTGTCTGAGTCGTATCTTTCAAAATACAAAATTAAATCCATGGGACAATCCGCTGAAATGATAGCTGAGAAATGGGGTTTTACTAGAGATCAGCTTGATGATTTTGGTATCAACTCCCACGCTAAAGCCTTTAAAGCTCAGTCTAGTGGCTACTTTGACAAGGAGATTGTTGCAGTTCAAACTGCTGCAGGTCCTATCACTAAGGATGAAGGAATCAGATCGTCTGTTGATAAAGAAAAAATGGCAAGTCTTGGAACTCCATTTAAAGATGGTGGTGTGGTGACTGCTGCAACTGCAAGTCAAATTACTGATGGCGCTTCTGCTGTTTTATTAGCGAGTGAAGCCGCTCTCAAAAAATATAATTTAACTCCAAGAGCAAAAATCATCAAGACTGTTGTTGTTGGTTGTGATCCAGAAATGCAACTCACAGGTCCGATTCCTTCTGTTAAACTTTTGTTTGAAAAAACAGGTTTAACTGTAGATGATTTTGATTTATTTGAAATCAATGAAGCGTTTGCTTCTGTAGTTCTGGCTACAGTTCAAGAGCTCAAGATTCCTCTTGATAAAGTCAACGTTAATGGTGGAGCGATTGCAATTGGACACCCACTTGGTTGTTCAGGTGCGCGTATTTTAACAACACTGATTCATGAACTCGAACGCTCAGGTGGCAAACGCGGTTTGCTCACTATGTGTGTGGGGTTTGGGCAGGGGGTCGCAACAGCAATTGAACTAGTCTAA
- a CDS encoding TetR/AcrR family transcriptional regulator: MAVIEQMKTAKSKQTRAKILNVAREIFAVKGYHKTTVKDITKAADLGYGTFYLYFKDKKNIFHALLERVEDELYTVAGGGSDLSQEYELGRSSYRALRDDLRAIFTSFRENASLLQFCKELSIMDPVFRKQYEAMRARLIDRTRQVLEKSTLENVNYQIAAVAIAGMIESLANEWNNKDEPSSLDADTSLDEILPTITKLYFKAVS, encoded by the coding sequence ACCAGGGCAAAAATTCTGAATGTTGCAAGAGAGATTTTTGCAGTGAAGGGCTATCACAAGACAACAGTGAAGGACATAACCAAAGCAGCCGACTTAGGTTATGGTACTTTCTATCTATATTTCAAAGACAAGAAAAATATTTTTCATGCTTTACTCGAGAGAGTTGAAGATGAGCTGTATACAGTTGCCGGCGGTGGCAGCGATCTTAGTCAAGAATATGAATTAGGTAGAAGCTCATACCGAGCACTGCGTGATGATCTTAGAGCGATCTTCACAAGTTTTCGCGAGAATGCAAGCTTGCTACAGTTTTGTAAAGAGCTCTCGATCATGGATCCTGTGTTCAGAAAACAATATGAAGCAATGCGTGCAAGATTGATTGACAGAACGAGACAAGTCTTAGAAAAAAGTACCTTGGAAAATGTCAACTACCAGATTGCAGCAGTTGCAATAGCTGGAATGATTGAATCTCTTGCAAATGAATGGAATAATAAAGATGAGCCTTCTAGTCTCGATGCCGATACTAGCTTAGATGAAATTTTGCCGACTATCACTAAGTTGTATTTTAAAGCGGTCAGTTAA